The genome window ATTGAACTGGACGGAACCCCTTACGAAATTGTTGAATTTCAACATTTCAAGCCCGGCAAGGGCGGTGCGATGGTCCGGACGAAGCTCCGCAACATCCTGACCGGCCGGCTGCAGGACAATACCTTCCGTTCCGGTGAAAAAGTGGGGCGGCCGGACCTCGGCACCACGGAAATGCAGTTTTTGTACCGCGAAGGCACGGATCTTGTGTTCATGGACCTGACGACCTACGAACAGCTCCATATCCCGCAGGAAACCGTGGGCCTCAAGGCGACCTACCTGAAGGAAAGCCAGATCGTGGAAGTGCTGCTGTACCAGGGCAACCCGCTCGACTTTGAACTGCCGGTTTCCCTTGTTCTCGCCGTGACGGAGACGGAACCCGGCGCCAAGGGCGACACCGTCTCCAACGTGACCAAGCCCGCTACCCTGGAAACCGGCGCGGTCGTTCAGGTTCCCATTTTCGTCAACGTGGGCGACAAGGTCAAAATCGATACCCGCTCCAACGAATATCTGGGCCGCGAGTCTTCCTGAGGTCTAGAGACCTTCGCTTATTTTCCCCGACTGCTTGCGGTCGGGGTTCTTTTTTATTATAGCAACAAAGAACACTCTAGAAATTGTCTAAATTGAGGTGAGCGTCACGGGCAGCAAACTTTCCCGGGATATTTTCGGGCTTTTTCTTCTCTTTGTCGGGCTGCTGCTGCTGCTCAGTCTCGGCTCGTACAATCCCCAGGACCCGAGCCTGACCCATGTAGCCAACGCCGGCAGGGCGGTCGGCAACAAGGCGGGCCTGTTCGGGGCCTATGTCAGCGGCTTTTTTGCCGACATGGTGGGAATCGGCGCCTATTTTATCCCCTGCGCCTTTCTGGTGGCCGGGTCGCGGCGGATACTCGGCCGCGACCCGTGGGTCTGGTGGCGCTGGTGCGGCTTTTGCCTGCTCGCCGGGTGCACCGTCGTGGCCGGAGAGGCCTGGGACGTCTCCATTGCCGCCATCGGCCCGGGCGGCCTTTTGGGGCACGCCTTGCAATCCTTTTTCAGCGCGTACCTCGGCTCGGTGGGGACCACTCTGTTTTGGGGCTTCCTCTTCCTGCTCGGCGTGCAACTCATGACGGGATTTTCCTGGCTTGCGTTCACCCATGCCTGTGTGTTGCGCCTTGCGGCCCATATCCGGCAGACGCTGGAAAACAGGCCGCAAAAGCCCGCGTTCAGCCCCAAGCCCGTCCGGATTGCCATTGCGGAACCGGCGCAACCCAAAACGATTCTTGTGGAGCCGGTGGCCAAGCCGGTGCCGGTAAAAACGATCGAAAGCGAGCCTTCCTTTATTTTTGAGGAAAAAGCCGCAACCGCGCCAGGCCTCGCTGTTCCCGGAGCCGCCCATGCCGGGGAAGCGCGGGCCCTGCCCGGCGCGGACCTCGGGTTTTTGCAGCCCGGTCTTGCCGATGAAGACCCGCCCTGGGTACGCGACCTGGAGGAGGGGAACGTCGGGGAACTGGCGGTCCGTAACCTGAATATCCCCAGGTCCGCCCCGGCGGCAGTCACGCCGCCGCCGCCCGCCGCGGCCAAGGAGAGCCCCGCCGCCTCCTCCATTACAATCCAGGAAGCCGTGACCACGATTCCGGCTGCCGACCCGGAAAGCCCCAGGGTGAAGCGGGTGGCCCTGCCGCCGTTTTCCCTGCTGCACACGGTTGCGTCCGCCTCCCCAAAAACACCCCGCGAGGCGCTGGAGGCCAAGGGCAGAATCCTCATGACCTGCCTTTCGGACTTCGGCATTCACGGGGAGCTTGTGGGCATCGCGCCGGGGCCTGTTGTGACCATGTTCGAAGTGCGCCCGGCCGCCGGGGTGCGGGTGGCGCGCATAGAAAACCTCAGCGATGACCTCGCTCTCGCCCTGAAGGCCATCGCCGTCCGCGTGCAGGCGCCCATTCCGGGAACGGACACCGTGGGCATAGAAATCCCCAACGACAACCGGGAACTCGTCTGCCTGAAGGAACTTTTTTGCTCCAAGGCTTTCGCCGAGTCCGAATCCCTGCTGAGCATGGCTCTGGGCAAAGATATCCAGGGCGCGCCCGCCATGGCGGATCTCGCCCGCATGCCGCACCTGCTCGTCGCCGGGGCCACGGGCGCGGGCAAAAGCGTCTGCCTGAACTCCATCCTGCTTTCTTTCCTCTACAAAGCCCGGCCCGAGGAAGTAAAACTCCTCCTGGTCGACCCCAAGCGGGTGGAAATGGCCGTTTACGCGGACCTGCCGCACCTTGTGCACCCGGTCGTCACGGAAATGGAACTCGCCAAAAACGCCCTGAACTGGGCCGTGGGCGAAATGAGCCGCCGCTACAACGATCTGGCCCTGCTGGGCGTGCGCAATATCGCCGCCTACAACGAAAAGCTCAAGGAACTGGATAAGGCCAAACACCCGGATCTCGCGCACCTTGAATACATGCCGTATCTCGTTATCATCATTGACGAACTTGCGGACCTTATGATGACAGCCGCCAAGGAAGTGGAAGGGTATATCATGCGCCTGGCCCAGCTCGCCAGGGCGGCGGGCATCCACATGATCCTGGCGACGCAGCGGCCCAGCGTGGACGTGGTGACGGGCCTCATCAAAGCCAACTTCCCGTGCCGCATTTCGTTCCAGGTGACGTCAAAGCACGATTCGCGCACCATCCTCGACGCCGTGGGCGCGGAGCACCTGCTCGGCAAGGGGGACATGCTCTATAAGCCCGCGGGCGGCAAATTCCGGCGGCTGCACGGCGCGTTCGTCAGCGACGAAGATGTGGCGGCCGTCGCGGATTATTGGCGCAGCCGCCAGAAGCCGGACTACTCCGTCGACTTTACCGACTGGGGGAACGAGGGCGGCGGTTTCGGGGGCGGCAACGGCGGCGGTGGCGGCGGCGAGGATATCGCCTCCGACCCCATGTACGCCGAGGCCGTGGCGTTCGTGCGGGAGCAGGGCAAAGCCTCCATCTCGCTGATTCAGCGCCGGTTCCGGATCGGGTTCAACCGGGCGGCGCGGTTTGTGGAACAAATGGAACAGGACGGCATCATCGGCCCGGCTGATGGCAGCAAGCCGCGTCTGGTCCGCTAGGAGCTTTTCTAAATTGTCTTTTCGTCCTCTGGCTGCGTCAGGCTCGCTCCGTGCGAAGCTTATGTATGCTCAATACACTGCGCTCCGCCCGGAACTCGCCTTCCTTGCCGGAGAACGAAAATCCTAATTTAGAAAAGCTCCTGAAAAATACTTTTTTGGAGAGAGTATGCGAAATTTCATGTACGCGGTCATCGCCCTGTGCGGACTGCTCGTCTTTGCTTCTTACGCCCAAGCCGCCGATCCCGTGGCTTCGGCCGTGCAGAAACGGTACGAATCCATCAAGGGCATGCGCGCCGAGTTCACGCAGCTCCTTGAGCATCAGGAGAGCGGCAGCAAAGAGGAGCGCAAGGGCGTCCTGTATTTTGCCAAACCGTTGCAGGTCCGTTGGGAAACAACCAGCCCGATCCCCGAGGTTTTGCTCGTGACGCCCGGCGCCATCTGGAACGTCTTTCCCGATGAAGACATGGCGTACAAGTATCCTCCCGAGCTTTCCGACGAGTCGGGCAGCATCGTACGGGTCGTGACCGGGCAAAGCAACCTGGAGAAGGACTTCACGATCGAGAACAAGGGTACAAAAAACGGCCTGGCCACCTTGACGCTGTATCCCAAAAACCCGACGACTTCCATGACCGAAGCCGAACTGACGGTGGAGGCAAAGACCGGGGCCATCAAGCATGTGACCATTGTTGATTTTTACAACAACCGCAATTCCATCACCTTCACGTCCCAGACGCTTGATCCCCGGCTGGACGCGGCCCTGTTCACCTTTGCCCCGGCCAAAGGCATGAAGGTGGAAGACCGCACGAAAAGCGGCGTGATGTCCAAGCCCCTGATGCAGTGAAAAAAGCGGATTTCTCATTACGATGAGCGCAAACCGACGGCCTTTTTCAGGGCCGTCAGTTCGTTTTGGGAGAGTTCACGGACGGCGCCCGGGGCAAGGTCTCCAAGATGCAGTGGCCCGATGTCGGTGCGGACGAGGCGCAGGATGGTCAGGCCGAGGTCCCGGCACATGCGCCGTATCTGCCGGTTGATGCCCTGGTTCAACACCATTTCCAGGACAAACCCTTTGCCGGGCAGCAGCCGCGCCTCCACCGGGGCGAGTTTTTCGCCTTCGGCAAGCGTCATGCCGCGCCGCATGGTTTCCAGCATGGCGCGGGAAGGCTCTTCCCGGACCGTTACCCGGTATGTCTTGGGCAGGTGGTAGCGCGGGTGGGTCAACCGCAGGGTCATTTCCCCGTCATCGGTCAGGAGGAGCAAGCCTTCGGAAAAATAATCCAGCCGCCCGACGGGGTACAGGCGCAAACCGGCGAATGTCCGTGGCAGAAGATCCACGACGGTCCGCCTGCCCTGGGGGTCCCTGGCCGTGGACACGACCTGCACCGGTTTGTTGCACAAGAGGTATGCATGGCTTTGCGTGGCGGGTTTGGAGAGGGGGGCGCCGTCCACCGTAACGGCATCCGCCGCCGGGTCGATTCTGGTTCCGGGTTCGGTGACCACAACCCCGTTGACCGCCACCCGGCCCTCCTGGATCATGGCGTCGGCAGCCCGGCGGGAGGCAAGACCGGCCTGGGCGATGGCCTTGTTCAGACGCAAACCGGTGTCGGCACCGGCGGAAGAGGGCTTGGGCGCGTTTGTCTTCATATGTTCGCGTGACTATGCTGCAGACGGGAGAAATGTCAAGCAACCCCGATGGTAATCCTCTGGCGGTTTCGCCTGTTTTTTGGCATAGTCGCTCATTCACGCAACGCGATTGAATCGAGGAATGTAACAGCATATGCAGACCCCCGTTCCCGAGCGCCGGGTGCAGAGCTTCGCCCTGTACAAGCGCTGCCTTGGCTACTTCAAACCCTATTGGGCGCATATCACGCTTGCGGCGGTCGCCATGCTGCTTGTTGCGTGCACCCAACCGCTGGTCGCCTATCTCGTCAAACCGACCATGGATGAAATATTCGTCAAAAAGGACGCCTCCTTTTTGCTCCTTATCGCGCTCGCGTACCCGGCTCTCGAACTGGCCAAGGTCTCGTTCCGCACCATCCAGAATTATGTGATGCAATACTGCGGCCTCAAGGTGCTTGAACGGCTCCGCGACGAGTTGTTCCAAAAAATGATTTTTCTGCCCATGCGGTTTTATGAGGGCGCGCAAGTCGGCATGCTCATGAGCCGCGTCATCAACGACGTGGTGCTCATCCGCGCCAGCATGCCGGCGCTGATTATGCTTGTCCGGCAGATTTTCACCGTCATATTCCTTATCGGCGTCGCTTTTTACCAGGACTCTTTCCTGGCGTTCTGGGCCATCATCGTCATGCCCGTCGCCTTTTTCCCGTTCATTTATTTCGGTCGCCGCATGCGTAAGCTGAGCCGCAAAGGCCAGGCCAAACTGGCGGATATTTCCGTGCTGCTCCAGGAAATTTTCAGCGGGATCCGGGTAGTGAAGGCGTTTTCCACGGAAGAGCGCGAGGCAAAACGGTTTGACAAGGAAAACAGGCGGCTTCTTTCGCTTCTTCTCAAGCAGACGCTGGCCAGCGAAATGTCCTCTTCGGTCATGGAGTTCATGGGGGCGCTCGCAGGCGCGCTGGTTGTCTATTATGGCGGCATGATGGTTATCAACGGCGTGTCTACCCCCGGCACCTTCTTTTCCTTCCTGACCGCCACCATCATGCTGTACGACCCGGTCAAGAAGATGTCCACGTCCAACAATGATATCCAGAAAGCCCTGGCGGGCGCGGAGCGGGTTTTTGAAATCCTGGATTCCCCGCACATCACCGTTGAAAAGGACGGAACTATCCCGTTTGCCGAAGACTTCAAGGACCTGACGTTTGAAAACGTCTCTTTCCGCTATCAGGACGGCACGCGCGCGCTCGACAACGTGAGCTTGACCGTCCGGCAAGGGGAACGTATCGCCCTTGTCGGGCCTTCCGGCGGCGGAAAAACGACGTTCGTCAACCTGATCCCTCGCTTCTACGAGCCGACGGAAGGCCGTATCCTGCTGAACGGGAGACCGCTCGAAGAGTATACCCTGGAGTCGTTGCGCCGGACCATTGCCATGGTTTCCCAGGACAGCTTCCTGTTCAACCTTTCCGTGGCCGAAAATATTTTATACGGGCAGGAAGAGGCCGGGGAAGAGGCACTGCGGGAAGCCGCCAAAGCCGCTTATGCCGACGGGTTCGTCTCGTCGCTCCTGGAGGGGTATGCAACCATGGTCGGCGAGCGCGGGGCCAAACTTTCGGGCGGGCAGAAACAGCGCCTGACCATCGCGCGGGCCATCGTCAAAGACGCGCCGCTGCTTATCCTTGACGAAGCCACCAGCGCGCTGGATTCGGAATCCGAGGGTATCGTGCAGAAAGCGCTGGAAAACCTCATGCAAAATCGCACCAGCATCGTCATTGCCCACAGGCTGTCCACCATCCTGAACGCCGACCGTATTCTGGTTGTGGAAAACGGGCGCATTGTGGGGCAGGGCAGGCATGAGAAACTGCTGCTTACGTCCCCGCTGTATGCGAGGCTGTACGCCATGCAATTCGGCCAGGAGGGAGCATGAAAATACCTCCGGGACTCGTCGGGCCGTTCATCGGTTTGCTGTACCGCCTATGGTGCCGTTCCTTACGGTATACCCAGATTAACCGGGAAGCCTGTGACGCCCTTTCCCGGCAGGGAAAACCCCTGGTTTTCACGTTCTGGCACGGCGAGGTGTTCGTTTTCCCTTTCAAACGTCAGGATTGGCGTATTTTTACCATTGTCAGCCGCAGCACGGACGGGGAATATCTTGCCCGCATACTTCAGGACCAGGGCGTTTTTACCTTGCGGGGGTCAAGCTCGCGCGGCGGACTCGCCGCGCTGCTTCGCGGCACCAAAATCATGCTTGAGAACAGCATGCACGCCTGCATCGGCATTGACGGTCCGCGTGGCCCGCGCCACGAGGTCAAGAATGGAGCGCTCTTTCTTGCGCACCGGGCAAACGCCCATATCGTGCCAATGCGCGCCATTTGCACGCGCGCCAAAGTGTTCAATTCCTGGGACCGATTCACTCTGCCGTACCCATTTTCCCACGTAACTATGATATTCGGCGATCCTTACCAAATAGAAGCCGAAGAATTGACCGAAGAGGTTCTGGCGGTGGAGCGGCAGCGGCTCAAGACCGCCTTGCAATCCCTATTGCCGGAAGAAGGGGGAGAGGGCGCGTGAAACGGGCGTTCTATTTCGGGCTTGCGCGGCTTATGCGTAAACTGGACTTTCCCGGCATTGCCCGGGTGGCTAACGTCCTCGGTTTCGTCATGTGGACGTTTTTGTTCCGCCGCCGCAAGGCCACCATCGAGCGGATCAAGCACCACCTGAACCTGCCGGAGCGCGAGGCCGTCCGCGTGGCGAAAGCCAGTTTTTACAGCACGGCGCTGTCATTTTTGGAAATATTCCTGAACGACAGGCTCCGCATGGAGTACGTTCAGGTGGAAACCCCCGACCTCTTGCGGCAAATGATGGCGCCGGGCCAGCCCGGCATGCTTGCCACAGCCCATTTCGGCTCGTGGGAGCTCTTGGGGGCCATTCTCAGCCAGACGGCCTCGCGCCCGACGATGACGGTTGCCAGGAAACAGAAAGACCCCGTGGTCTCTGACTTGATTAAGGAACTGCGCGGCGAATCCAAACTTATCGCCGTGGATCACCGGTCCGCTTCCGGGCCGGCCCTTGAGTGCATGCGGAGCGGGGGGACGGTCGGGTTTCTTCTGGACCATAACACCAACCGCAAGGAATCGATATTCCTGCCGTTTTTCAACGACGTCGCGGCCGTGAACATGGGGCCTGCCTTGCTGGCGGCGCGGGTGAAGGCCATGGTCTACCCCGTGTTTCTGCGCCGCGACGGCCTGCGCCGGTACACCCTGCATATGCACGAGCCGCTGGACGTGGCG of uncultured delta proteobacterium contains these proteins:
- the efp gene encoding Elongation factor P: MYSTTDFRKGLKIELDGTPYEIVEFQHFKPGKGGAMVRTKLRNILTGRLQDNTFRSGEKVGRPDLGTTEMQFLYREGTDLVFMDLTTYEQLHIPQETVGLKATYLKESQIVEVLLYQGNPLDFELPVSLVLAVTETEPGAKGDTVSNVTKPATLETGAVVQVPIFVNVGDKVKIDTRSNEYLGRESS
- a CDS encoding Cell division protein FtsK/SpoIIIE produces the protein MSVTGSKLSRDIFGLFLLFVGLLLLLSLGSYNPQDPSLTHVANAGRAVGNKAGLFGAYVSGFFADMVGIGAYFIPCAFLVAGSRRILGRDPWVWWRWCGFCLLAGCTVVAGEAWDVSIAAIGPGGLLGHALQSFFSAYLGSVGTTLFWGFLFLLGVQLMTGFSWLAFTHACVLRLAAHIRQTLENRPQKPAFSPKPVRIAIAEPAQPKTILVEPVAKPVPVKTIESEPSFIFEEKAATAPGLAVPGAAHAGEARALPGADLGFLQPGLADEDPPWVRDLEEGNVGELAVRNLNIPRSAPAAVTPPPPAAAKESPAASSITIQEAVTTIPAADPESPRVKRVALPPFSLLHTVASASPKTPREALEAKGRILMTCLSDFGIHGELVGIAPGPVVTMFEVRPAAGVRVARIENLSDDLALALKAIAVRVQAPIPGTDTVGIEIPNDNRELVCLKELFCSKAFAESESLLSMALGKDIQGAPAMADLARMPHLLVAGATGAGKSVCLNSILLSFLYKARPEEVKLLLVDPKRVEMAVYADLPHLVHPVVTEMELAKNALNWAVGEMSRRYNDLALLGVRNIAAYNEKLKELDKAKHPDLAHLEYMPYLVIIIDELADLMMTAAKEVEGYIMRLAQLARAAGIHMILATQRPSVDVVTGLIKANFPCRISFQVTSKHDSRTILDAVGAEHLLGKGDMLYKPAGGKFRRLHGAFVSDEDVAAVADYWRSRQKPDYSVDFTDWGNEGGGFGGGNGGGGGGEDIASDPMYAEAVAFVREQGKASISLIQRRFRIGFNRAARFVEQMEQDGIIGPADGSKPRLVR
- the lolA gene encoding Outer membrane lipocarrier protein LolA, which produces MRNFMYAVIALCGLLVFASYAQAADPVASAVQKRYESIKGMRAEFTQLLEHQESGSKEERKGVLYFAKPLQVRWETTSPIPEVLLVTPGAIWNVFPDEDMAYKYPPELSDESGSIVRVVTGQSNLEKDFTIENKGTKNGLATLTLYPKNPTTSMTEAELTVEAKTGAIKHVTIVDFYNNRNSITFTSQTLDPRLDAALFTFAPAKGMKVEDRTKSGVMSKPLMQ
- a CDS encoding putative enzyme (Evidence 3 : Function proposed based on presence of conserved amino acid motif, structural feature or limited homology; Product type pe : putative enzyme), whose translation is MKTNAPKPSSAGADTGLRLNKAIAQAGLASRRAADAMIQEGRVAVNGVVVTEPGTRIDPAADAVTVDGAPLSKPATQSHAYLLCNKPVQVVSTARDPQGRRTVVDLLPRTFAGLRLYPVGRLDYFSEGLLLLTDDGEMTLRLTHPRYHLPKTYRVTVREEPSRAMLETMRRGMTLAEGEKLAPVEARLLPGKGFVLEMVLNQGINRQIRRMCRDLGLTILRLVRTDIGPLHLGDLAPGAVRELSQNELTALKKAVGLRSS
- the msbA gene encoding Lipid A export ATP-binding/permease protein MsbA, which gives rise to MQTPVPERRVQSFALYKRCLGYFKPYWAHITLAAVAMLLVACTQPLVAYLVKPTMDEIFVKKDASFLLLIALAYPALELAKVSFRTIQNYVMQYCGLKVLERLRDELFQKMIFLPMRFYEGAQVGMLMSRVINDVVLIRASMPALIMLVRQIFTVIFLIGVAFYQDSFLAFWAIIVMPVAFFPFIYFGRRMRKLSRKGQAKLADISVLLQEIFSGIRVVKAFSTEEREAKRFDKENRRLLSLLLKQTLASEMSSSVMEFMGALAGALVVYYGGMMVINGVSTPGTFFSFLTATIMLYDPVKKMSTSNNDIQKALAGAERVFEILDSPHITVEKDGTIPFAEDFKDLTFENVSFRYQDGTRALDNVSLTVRQGERIALVGPSGGGKTTFVNLIPRFYEPTEGRILLNGRPLEEYTLESLRRTIAMVSQDSFLFNLSVAENILYGQEEAGEEALREAAKAAYADGFVSSLLEGYATMVGERGAKLSGGQKQRLTIARAIVKDAPLLILDEATSALDSESEGIVQKALENLMQNRTSIVIAHRLSTILNADRILVVENGRIVGQGRHEKLLLTSPLYARLYAMQFGQEGA
- a CDS encoding conserved hypothetical protein (Evidence 4 : Homologs of previously reported genes of unknown function); protein product: MKIPPGLVGPFIGLLYRLWCRSLRYTQINREACDALSRQGKPLVFTFWHGEVFVFPFKRQDWRIFTIVSRSTDGEYLARILQDQGVFTLRGSSSRGGLAALLRGTKIMLENSMHACIGIDGPRGPRHEVKNGALFLAHRANAHIVPMRAICTRAKVFNSWDRFTLPYPFSHVTMIFGDPYQIEAEELTEEVLAVERQRLKTALQSLLPEEGGEGA
- a CDS encoding Lipid A biosynthesis acyltransferase; protein product: MKRAFYFGLARLMRKLDFPGIARVANVLGFVMWTFLFRRRKATIERIKHHLNLPEREAVRVAKASFYSTALSFLEIFLNDRLRMEYVQVETPDLLRQMMAPGQPGMLATAHFGSWELLGAILSQTASRPTMTVARKQKDPVVSDLIKELRGESKLIAVDHRSASGPALECMRSGGTVGFLLDHNTNRKESIFLPFFNDVAAVNMGPALLAARVKAMVYPVFLRRDGLRRYTLHMHEPLDVATLEGSLSERVRRIAEFYTKAVEDEVRACPEQWLWMHNRWKTRPPEDDERPAKKKRESGNRDADAV